CTAACTCTTTTATTTTGCTCATTAACACTGTTGTTCCACGATCTTTAAAAGAACCAGTTGGAAATAATTGTTCTTGCTTGATAAAAACAGTTTTTTTGTTGATCGTGATTGGAAGCAGCGGTGTAAAACCTTCAGCAAAAGAAACAATGTTTTTGTCATGATCCAAGGGAATAGCTTCACGATAACGCCATAGTGTTGGTTTTCGTTGTTTTATTTTGTTTAAAGGAAACTTTGGCTTGAAATTAATTTTGAGAAACCCTTTGCATGCTGTACACTGCCAAATCTTTTCGTTTAAGGGATGGGTTTTTTTACAATGTTGGCAAATAAGGTTATTCATGCGATAATATATAGATTGTTTTTTAAAAAACTTTCCAAAACTATATAAGTTACTTCGTCTTCACTCTTGATTATGGGACTGTTACAGAATTGGTTAAAAACTGCCTTATTATTAGGGCTGTTAAGTGGATTATTGTTATTTGTAGGGCAATTAGTTGGAGGAGTGGGTGGATTAACGGTTGCGTTAGTCATTGCATTAGTTATGAATCTTGGCAGCTATTTCTTTTCTCATAAATTAGTCTTATGGATGTATCAGGCAAAACCTGCTGATCCTAAAAAACATAAATTCCTCTTTGATACTGTTGCTGAAATCTGCAAAAAAATGAATTTGCCAATGCCTAAAATATATATCATACCTACAACATCATGCAATGCATTTGCAACAGGAAGAAATCCTGAACATGCGGTTGTTGCCTGCACTGAAGGCATTTTAAAAGTACTGACCAAAGATGAACTTAAAGGTGTATTAGCGCATGAATGTAGTCATGTTAAAAACAGGGATATCTTAATTGCAACGATTGCTGCAACGATTGCTGCAGTGATTAGCTATGTTGCTGCTATGGCGCGATGGGCAGCGATTTTTGGAGGATTTGGCAATAGAGACAGGGAAGGAGGAAGCAATATCCTTGAATTTCTTGTCCTTGCAATTATTACGCCTATTCTTGCGGTGATCATTCAGCTCGCAATTTCACGATCACGAGAATATTTGGCTGATCATAGCGGAGCTAAATGTTTAGGAAACGGCGAGAGTTTAGCACGAGCTTTAGAAAAATTAGAAGCACATAACAAAGCAGATCCGTTGAGGTTTGGGAATAGAAGCACTGCTAGTTTGTTTATTACTAATCCCTTTAAAGCTGATGTATTCTTGACCTTGTTTTCTACGCACCCTAGTACTAAATCGCGTGCTGAAAAACTGAGAAAT
This region of Candidatus Woesearchaeota archaeon genomic DNA includes:
- a CDS encoding zinc metalloprotease HtpX; the encoded protein is MGLLQNWLKTALLLGLLSGLLLFVGQLVGGVGGLTVALVIALVMNLGSYFFSHKLVLWMYQAKPADPKKHKFLFDTVAEICKKMNLPMPKIYIIPTTSCNAFATGRNPEHAVVACTEGILKVLTKDELKGVLAHECSHVKNRDILIATIAATIAAVISYVAAMARWAAIFGGFGNRDREGGSNILEFLVLAIITPILAVIIQLAISRSREYLADHSGAKCLGNGESLARALEKLEAHNKADPLRFGNRSTASLFITNPFKADVFLTLFSTHPSTKSRAEKLRNLKF